Genomic segment of Acidobacteriota bacterium:
CGGCGGATTGGAGCCGAAGACCGTCGTTTGCTGATTGGGCGAACGCTGGCCGTAAAACACGCCCGCGCCGCCGCGCACCGTCAGGCGGCTCGACCAGTTGTACGCAAAGCCAAAGCGCGGCGCGAAGTTCTTGTTGAAAGGCTCCACGATGGCGCGCGAATAGCCATTCTGGCCCGGCACCACAAACTTGCCCGTGCGCGTATCGAACAGCGAACCGCGATCACGGGCGTCCGTCGGTTGCGCGAACCGTTCGTAACGCACACCCAGATTCAGTGTCAGCTTGCTGTTCACTTTCCAATCGTCCTGAAAGTACGCGCCGAAATAGCTGTCGCGCATGCGCGCCCAATCCAGCAATTGCGTGCCGGTGACCTGCGACGGGTACCCCAGCAAAAAATCAGCCAACGGATTGCCTGAACCGGCATCGCCTGACGAGGAACTGAAGATCGAACCGAACACGGTTTGCCCGCCGCCGAAATTCACATCGAACTGGCGGCGGCGCACGTCCATACCCATTTTGAAAGTGTGGCTGACCTTGCGCCACGTCAGGTCGTCGGACGCCTGATAGTTATTCTCGATATTCAAATTCGGCCCGCCCGAACCCAGCGCCGTGAACGAATTCGAGCCGCTGGTCAACCCCGACGGCGAAAAGACGATGTTCGGAAACATGCGAATCGGGAACGGATAGACCGCAATGTTGTTGGTCTCGGCGAATTTCAGCCCGTCGTCAATGCCCGCGACCTTAAAGCTGCCATTGTGGCGCGAATACCCGATACGCGCTTCGTTGACGATGTTTGGCGAGAAGACGTGCGTGTCGTTGATCGTCGTGTGCACCGAGTTATTCAAATTATCGGTGCCGCCGCCGATGAAGCCGGTGAAGTTGCCTGGATTCACGCTGGTTTGCAGCGCGCGCGAGTACCGGCCAAAGATCGTGTTCTTGTCGTTGATTTGATGGTCTACGCGAATGTCGTATTGGTTGCTGTCGAAGGGTTGCGAACCCAGGAACAGATAGTTCGCCGCTTGCGCGCCCGCCGCGCCGAAATTCGGTTCGGGCAAAAGCTTGAGCGTCGCGACCGCGCCCGGGTTGAGCAGGTTCGTAGGAATAATGTTGTTGGGGAACGGATCGGCGACGACACGACCGTTGACCAAACGGCGTGTGCGCGGATCATAAATCTTGCGATTGAAGGCCGAGAAATCGCCGTTGCGGAATGCTGTGGGCGGCACGTCCTTCAAGCTCGAAGACGCGCTCGTGCGGCGGCGCAACCCTTCATAATCCACAAAGAAAAACGTCTTGCCATGCCCGTCGTAAGCCTTCGGGACCCACACCGGGCCGCCGAAAGTAGCCCCGAATTGATTCTGTTTAAACGGCGAACGTTTGGCTTTCTGCCCCACTGGTTGCGGCGCGGCGTTGGTGAAAAAGTTATTCGCGTCGAATTTCTCGTTGCGCAGAAACTCCCACGCCGTGCCGTGATATTGATTCGTGCCCGACTTGGTCGTCGCGCTGATGATCGTGCCAGCCGAACGGCCAAACTCCGCACTGTAATTGTTGGTTTTGACTTTGAATTCAGCGACTGCATCAACCGAGGGTATGTAGTTGATGCCGCTCACGCCGATGCCGCCGCCGGTGGACATCGTGTTGTTATCCACGCCATCGAGCAACACGTCGTTGTTCTGCCAACGTCCGCCGCCGCCGATGAACGGCAGATTCGAGGCGACGCCTTTGACCGGCGCGGTGAAACCGGTGAGCAAGCCCAACGCGAACGGATTGCGTCCATTCAACGGCAGGTCAATGATTTTCTTGTTATCAATCACCTGCCCCAGCGATGACGTAGAGCTATCCAGCAACGGCGCGGCAGCGGTGACCTCAATGGATTGCTCGACTGCGCCCGGTTGCAAAGCGGCGGACAGATTGAGGGTTTGGTCTACGGCGAGAATGATGCCGGTGAAGGTGCGGCCTTGAAAGCCGGTCGCCGTCACCGTGATCGAATATTCACCCGGTCGCAAATTGGGCGCGAGGAATTGGCCGCGCTCATCGCTGACGGTTTCGCGCGACACGGACGTAGCCGTTTGCGTGACTTTTACTTTTGCGCCTGCAATCACGGCATCATTGGCGTCGCGGACAGTGCCGGTGATCGTGCCGGAAGAAACTTGCGCGAAGGCTGCGAAGCTGCAAGCCACCAGGAAAACAAGACTACGAAGTAGCGGTTTCATAACGAAGAACTCCTGATTTCATTTCGAGGTTAGTTGCGCGTATGCGTCCGACACCTGACGCGGCAGCCGGTCAGGGCTGATCCAGTTTTTCACTGACGCAGGCAGTTGGACGGTGGTTTGCAAGTTTCCCAGCATAAATTTGGGGTCTTTGTTGGGGTCGGTGAAAACCAACTCCTCCAGTTTTTTGCCCCGCTTGATTTCGTTTTGGACGGCTTTTTGTAATTCCGTGAAGAACAGCATTTGTCCGGTGAACAACTCTGCGCCGCCGGGGCGTCCGTGACCGGGCAGGACGTGTTTGGCTCCTAATGCTTTGGCTTTCGTCAGCACGCTATTCCAGTTGCGCAGGTTGCTGTTACCGACGAAATTGAAACCGCCATTCGCCAGCGCATCGCCCGTGCAAAGCACTTTTTCTTTCGGCAGAAACACAAAACCATCGCCGCGCGTATGCGCCCAGCCGAAATGATGCATCTCGACGCGCCGCTGGCCGTCATCCAGCACAAAAGGCTTGTCATCGAAGGTTTGCATCGGCGGTTCGGCGGCGGGCGGCGTCATTGCGGCTACGTCTTTGCGCCATTTGGCGGCGTTGTTGTAATTGGTTGGCTCATAGCGTTTCAACTCGTCAGCGATGCCGATGTGCCCGACCGTTGTCGCCCCCGCCTTGCGCCATTCGGCAGCGCCATACAAGTGATCGCCGTGATGATGCGTGATGAACACATATTTGACGGGCTTGGGCGAAACCGTTTTGGCGGCGGCCATAATCAATTGCGCGCCGCTCGGATAATTAGCGTCTACGATGACCAGATAATCTTTCATCTCGATGATGATCGAGTTGGGATTGCCCATCTCATCGGGCCTGCCCGGATTGCGTGAAATCGGTTCGCCTTCGCGGAACCAGACACCGGACGCGATTTTTTCGAGCTTGCCCGCTTGCGCGTGCGCGACCGAGGCCAACGCAACCAAGACGCTGATTGCAACGAAGATTTTCTTTTTCATCAGAACCTCAGCTTCAAACCGAATTCGAGCGAACGTCCCGGCCCCGAAGCATTGACCGAACCGAAGCCATTCGTCGGATTGCCGCTGGCGTCAAAACTGACGTTCGTATTCAGCCCCGTGAAATCGGTGTGATTGAACGTATTGAAGGACTCCGCGCGGAATTGCAGGCTCGTCTTTTCGCGCAACACGAAATTTTTGACTAGGCTGATGTCCCAATTCTGGAAGCCCGGGCCGCGCAAAATGTTTCTGCCGCTCGTGCCGAATTTGCCTGCGGTCATTTGCGCGACGGGCAGGAACGCCGCCGTGTTGTACCAACGCGCCGGCGTGCGATTGCCGCTCGCCAGATTCGGATCGCCGATCACCGACGCACGCGACGAGGCTGCGCCTACGCGGGCGATGTCGGAAGGCACCGTCACCGTGAAGGGGAAACCGGCCTACGCCGTCGTGATGCCTGAAATTTCCCAGCCGCCGAGGGCCGTGCGCAAAAACGGATTGCCGCTCTTCTGGAAGAAAGGCACAGCGTAAACGTAATTGACGGAAAGGATCTGCGGCACATCAATGCCCGCCAGCGCCAAGTTGTAACTGTCGAGCGGCGTGTTGCCGCCGATGTTGCCTGCCGCCGTCGTGCCTTGCCCGATCTTATCCATCGTCTTTGAGAACGTATAAGACACGCCGAATGACAGGCCGTTCGTGAAACGCCGATTGAGCGACGTTTGCAAACTGTTGTAATTCGACGTGTCGCTCAGGTCGCGCAGATTGATGTCGGCGTAACCCAGAAACGGGCGCACCGAGTTCACGTTCGCGGTGTTGTTGAGCAACGTGCCTTCGGGCAATTGATTGAGGTTGCGTGTGAAGGGCAAGTGGCGCGCGACATTGCCGACGTAACTCACGTTCAAGATCATCGCGCCAGGCAATTCTTTCTCAATGCCCAAGTTGTATGAAGTGACGCTCGGCGCTTTGCCGGTTTCTGAAATCGCACTGATCGTCGAGGCAAAGCGCGTCGCCGTGCCGCCCGCCGGATTGTCTATGTTGCCGTTGAAGATGCTCGCCGCATTGATGAACGGCGCGTTCTGCGAATAGGCGGAAAGGTTCGAGCCGAGCCGATCATAAAAGATGCCGAAGCCGCCGCGCACCGCCAGCTTGCCGTTGCCGAAGACGTCGTAAGCAAAGCCCAGGCGCGGCCCCCAGTTGTTCCAGTTCGTCGTGGAACCGCCCGTCGGCAAGCCGCGAAACAGGCGTTGCAACGAACTGTCGCTGACTTGCGGCAGACGGCCTTGCGCAAACTTGGGAAAGCCCTCACCGAGAATGACGATGCCGTTATAAATGTCGCCGGTTCCCACCGTGATCGCGCCATTCGTGCGACTGACTGTCACAGCGTTCGCGGCACTGTAAAAACGCGGCGAGAAGCTGGAGATATTGCCCTGTGCATTGATCGCCCACGGCAGAATGTTGTAGCGCAAGCCCACGTCCACCGTCAGCCGCCGCGACGCGCGCCATTTGTCCTGCGCATAAAATTCGGAGGTCGAATAACGCGAATAGTAATAAGTGTCCGCTTCGGTTTCGGTGTAGCTCTGAAAATTGCCGAGCAACACATCGGCGATGACGTTGCGCGTCGAGTTCGCCGCCGAAGTGTTGAAGGTGACCGAGCCTTCGTCGCGCACGTTGGTGTTTTCGTTCTGGCGCACACGTCCGATGAGCGCGCCAAATTTGAAAGTATGCGCGCCCGCGACTTTGGCGAAATCGTCGCGCACCTGAATGTTGCCGTTGCCGTGTTGCAAGCGGTCGCCCGCGTTGTAGTTGGCAAAACCCGCGATGACGACTGCAGGGCCGACGGCGGAACGATTGGCCGGGTAGAGTTCGGGATAAGTCACGCCGGTCGCAGAACGTTTGAGCGAGGTCAAATCAGGCACGCCGTTGATGCGCGCGTGCGAAACGCTGACGCTGGCGAAGTTCGTCATCGTCGGCGACAGCACCGATTGCACGCTCAGCGTATTCAACGAGCCGGGCCGATCCCGCCGATTCGGCACGATGGGCAACACGTTCGTCGGCCCCGGCGCGCTGCGATACGGAAACAACAAGTCCCACTTGTCGAAGGCGAAGCGGTGCGAAATTTGGTTGTTGGTGTTGAGGTGATAATCAATGCGCCCAAGCTCCTGCCTGAAGTCCGTCGTCGTCATCCCTGCGCCGCCGAAGTTGCCGCCTGGCCCGGCGAAAGTGGGCAGCGGATACGGCTTCAGCAAGCCGGGGCCGTTGCGTGAAAAGCGCGTGGTCGGAATGATATTGTTCAGAAACGCCTGCCCCGTCGTCGGATCAATCGGTTTGACGGCGGAGTTTTGAAAGTTTTGAAAGTTGCCGTTGCGCTCGGCTTCGGTCGGTACGACGGCGACGGAGACTTGCCCTTGCCGCACGTACTTCCATTCCTGACTGTAAAAGAAAAATAGCTTGTCGCGGCCTGTATTGAATTTGTTCGGAATGAACACCGGCCCGCCCAGCGTGAAGCCGAAATCATTGAAGCGCAGCGGCAATTTTTTCGCGGTAAAGAACGACCGCGCATCCAGCACATCGTTACGAATAAATTCAAACGCCGTGCCGTGAAAATCGCGCGTTCCGCTTTTGGTCACGAGGTTGATGACGCTGCCCGCACGTCCGCCGAATTCCGCCGCAAAGCTCGACGTATCGAGTTTGACTTCGGCAATCGCATCCAGGTTCGGATTTACGACCGTGTTGGAATTCGCGCCGTTGTTCATGTTTTCTGCGCCGTCCAACAAAAAGTAATTCGA
This window contains:
- a CDS encoding TonB-dependent receptor, producing MKPLLRSLVFLVACSFAAFAQVSSGTITGTVRDANDAVIAGAKVKVTQTATSVSRETVSDERGQFLAPNLRPGEYSITVTATGFQGRTFTGIILAVDQTLNLSAALQPGAVEQSIEVTAAAPLLDSSTSSLGQVIDNKKIIDLPLNGRNPFALGLLTGFTAPVKGVASNLPFIGGGGRWQNNDVLLDGVDNNTMSTGGGIGVSGINYIPSVDAVAEFKVKTNNYSAEFGRSAGTIISATTKSGTNQYHGTAWEFLRNEKFDANNFFTNAAPQPVGQKAKRSPFKQNQFGATFGGPVWVPKAYDGHGKTFFFVDYEGLRRRTSASSSLKDVPPTAFRNGDFSAFNRKIYDPRTRRLVNGRVVADPFPNNIIPTNLLNPGAVATLKLLPEPNFGAAGAQAANYLFLGSQPFDSNQYDIRVDHQINDKNTIFGRYSRALQTSVNPGNFTGFIGGGTDNLNNSVHTTINDTHVFSPNIVNEARIGYSRHNGSFKVAGIDDGLKFAETNNIAVYPFPIRMFPNIVFSPSGLTSGSNSFTALGSGGPNLNIENNYQASDDLTWRKVSHTFKMGMDVRRRQFDVNFGGGQTVFGSIFSSSSGDAGSGNPLADFLLGYPSQVTGTQLLDWARMRDSYFGAYFQDDWKVNSKLTLNLGVRYERFAQPTDARDRGSLFDTRTGKFVVPGQNGYSRAIVEPFNKNFAPRFGFAYNWSSRLTVRGGAGVFYGQRSPNQQTTVFGSNPPNAPAVITPTVSANATVTPPMTISTPIQVGPATADLSTFTPTNSLGLLIRTADFTNSRPAQLYQWNLGLQYQLTKDTLLEAAYAATRGTRLTTRVNLNQIPWERALAGFTSQADRLFPNVGNQVVMDSAMGNNHYHALNLRAEKRLSYGLNFLVNYTWSKNLESGSGGNSAMAQNGGTTNPLDSWNLRKEKSVSAMDLPYVFVVSSGYELPFGKGKPFASENAVARALLGGWQLNGIFVSQSGFPTDIRSSRVAATNQLFATFSVPDLVLGQSLYLPKGGPDGYFNPAAFAEPGTVTNAKGVALTKFGTLARRAGRGPSTNNVDFSVFRVFSLREKMRLQFRTEVFNLTNTPSFFLPSAASPALTIGNPNFGKLTASSATGRQIQFGLKLVF
- a CDS encoding MBL fold metallo-hydrolase — protein: MKKKIFVAISVLVALASVAHAQAGKLEKIASGVWFREGEPISRNPGRPDEMGNPNSIIIEMKDYLVIVDANYPSGAQLIMAAAKTVSPKPVKYVFITHHHGDHLYGAAEWRKAGATTVGHIGIADELKRYEPTNYNNAAKWRKDVAAMTPPAAEPPMQTFDDKPFVLDDGQRRVEMHHFGWAHTRGDGFVFLPKEKVLCTGDALANGGFNFVGNSNLRNWNSVLTKAKALGAKHVLPGHGRPGGAELFTGQMLFFTELQKAVQNEIKRGKKLEELVFTDPNKDPKFMLGNLQTTVQLPASVKNWISPDRLPRQVSDAYAQLTSK
- a CDS encoding carboxypeptidase regulatory-like domain-containing protein, which produces MKLFSSVLLSLLLAVVCSAQSNFGRISGLVEDASGAAVVGASVTATNAATGVKRQATSDDSGAFVFPALEAGTYNIRVEGRGFKASNQNSVKLDAAGTRSLTFQLTPGEVSESVDITAATQQVETTSGSVSTVVTEQQVNQLALNGREYIQLLRLAPGAAATTLNVFNPQLATNTQAVNGVRSGSNYFLLDGAENMNNGANSNTVVNPNLDAIAEVKLDTSSFAAEFGGRAGSVINLVTKSGTRDFHGTAFEFIRNDVLDARSFFTAKKLPLRFNDFGFTLGGPVFIPNKFNTGRDKLFFFYSQEWKYVRQGQVSVAVVPTEAERNGNFQNFQNSAVKPIDPTTGQAFLNNIIPTTRFSRNGPGLLKPYPLPTFAGPGGNFGGAGMTTTDFRQELGRIDYHLNTNNQISHRFAFDKWDLLFPYRSAPGPTNVLPIVPNRRDRPGSLNTLSVQSVLSPTMTNFASVSVSHARINGVPDLTSLKRSATGVTYPELYPANRSAVGPAVVIAGFANYNAGDRLQHGNGNIQVRDDFAKVAGAHTFKFGALIGRVRQNENTNVRDEGSVTFNTSAANSTRNVIADVLLGNFQSYTETEADTYYYSRYSTSEFYAQDKWRASRRLTVDVGLRYNILPWAINAQGNISSFSPRFYSAANAVTVSRTNGAITVGTGDIYNGIVILGEGFPKFAQGRLPQVSDSSLQRLFRGLPTGGSTTNWNNWGPRLGFAYDVFGNGKLAVRGGFGIFYDRLGSNLSAYSQNAPFINAASIFNGNIDNPAGGTATRFASTISAISETGKAPSVTSYNLGIEKELPGAMILNVSYVGNVARHLPFTRNLNQLPEGTLLNNTANVNSVRPFLGYADINLRDLSDTSNYNSLQTSLNRRFTNGLSFGVSYTFSKTMDKIGQGTTAAGNIGGNTPLDSYNLALAGIDVPQILSVNYVYAVPFFQKSGNPFLRTALGGWEISGITTA